Part of the Vagococcus jeotgali genome, AGAGGCAAGTAAAGAATTATCCGTTTCAGTTGATAAAGGCTATGTGAAGTATATTGAAGGAATCAAAGGTGATTTTGAAAAAGAAAATGATATCACAATCAAAGTGATTGAAAAAGATATGTTTGAACAGCTAGAGGCTTTGACATTAGATGGACCTGCTGGTAAAGCCCCTGATGTGATGATGTCAGCTTATGATAGATTAGGGCCACTTGGTCAACAAGGTCATTTAGCACAAGTTAAATTATCAGATGACTCATTTTATAATGAAAATGATAAAAAACAAGTGACAGTTGATGGCGAGTTTTACGGAGCACCTGCTGTTGTAGAAACGCTAGTCATGTTCTATAACAAAGACTTAATCACAGAAGCACCAAAAACATTTAAAGAGGTAGAAGCCTTATCAAAAGATGAAAAATACAATTTTAAAGATGAAAGTGGTAAAAATGTTGGGTTCTTAGCTAAATGGACTGATTTCTACTTTGCTTACGGTTTGATTTCTGGTTACGGTGGTTACATCTTTGGTGATGATGGTACTAATCCAGAAGATATCGGCTTAAATAGCAAGGGTGCTGTTGAGGGGATTCAATATGCAACAGATTGGTTCCAAAATGTTTGGCCAAAAGGTATGTTAGATATTAAGAGTGCTGGTGATTTTGTCACAAATCAGTTTACAGAAGGTAAAACAGCTGCCATTATTGATGGACCTTGGGCTGCTAAAGGCTACACTGATGCTGATGTAAATTACGGTGTGAGTAAAATTCCAACATTAGATAATGGTAATCCCTATGAAGCCTTTGGCGGAGGTAAAGCTTGGGTTGTAAGTAACTATTCTACAAATAAAGATATGTCTCAAAAATTCTTAGATTACGTCACAAATGAGAAAAATCAAACAACTCTTTATGATGATACAAAAGAAATTCCAGCTAATAATAAATCAAGAGAAGCTGCTGCTAAATCAGATGATGAATTAACAAAAGCTGTTATTGAACAATATGAAAGTGCAAAACCAATGCCTAACATTCCAGAAATGGCTGAAGTATGGGCTGGTGGTGAAAACTTAATGTTTGATGCAGGTTCTGGTAAACAAACACCTCAAGAAGCGGCAGATGCAGCCGTGAAAATTATTAAAGAAAATATTCAACAAAAATACGGTGAATAAGTGAGTTAGCGGCAAAGGAAACTTTGTCGTTTTCTTTCTTAAATAAGGAGGATTAGTATGGATCAAAAAGAGCAACCTGGAAGAGTTAAAAAAGCAATGCTACTATCTATTATTCCAGGATTGGGACAAATTTATAACAAACAAATATTTAAAGGAGTTATCTTCTTACTTATCTTTATCGCCTTTGTAATTGAGATGATTACTATGGGATTTGGTGCTTTTGAAGGGTTTATTACATTAGGACATAACTCAATGGATGATCACTCATTATTCTTAATGATTGAAGGAACACTTCAAATTATTATAACAGCTATTTTTATTTTATTTTATGTCATTAACATTCGTGATGCTAAAGTCATTGCTAAACGTCTTGTTTTAGGAGAAAAAATTAATACGACAGCTAAAGAAACTCTACATGCTATGAGTGATGAGGGGTTTCCATATTTACTAACATTACCAGCATATCTTGTTATGACGGTATCGATTATTTTTCCAGTGTTAGTGACTTTATTTATGGCATTTACTAATTATGATTTTAAACATATTCCGCCAGCATCATTGATTGACTGGGTTGGGTTTAAAAACTTTTATAGTATTTTCTTTTTAAGT contains:
- a CDS encoding extracellular solute-binding protein → MLALVACGSSSSKDKDGGTKDAEASKELSVSVDKGYVKYIEGIKGDFEKENDITIKVIEKDMFEQLEALTLDGPAGKAPDVMMSAYDRLGPLGQQGHLAQVKLSDDSFYNENDKKQVTVDGEFYGAPAVVETLVMFYNKDLITEAPKTFKEVEALSKDEKYNFKDESGKNVGFLAKWTDFYFAYGLISGYGGYIFGDDGTNPEDIGLNSKGAVEGIQYATDWFQNVWPKGMLDIKSAGDFVTNQFTEGKTAAIIDGPWAAKGYTDADVNYGVSKIPTLDNGNPYEAFGGGKAWVVSNYSTNKDMSQKFLDYVTNEKNQTTLYDDTKEIPANNKSREAAAKSDDELTKAVIEQYESAKPMPNIPEMAEVWAGGENLMFDAGSGKQTPQEAADAAVKIIKENIQQKYGE